In Streptomyces sp. NBC_00414, a single window of DNA contains:
- a CDS encoding zinc-dependent alcohol dehydrogenase, translated as MSAASQAVVIEGPGEHRLAPHEPTAPSAGEALVRVHASGICGSDREVFQGNRPEGYVRYPLTPGHEWSGTVEAVGGGVPEGLVGRKVVGEGFRNCQVCDRCHEGETTLCTAGYEETGFTQPGAMAGTLTLPARLLHVLPDDADLTAAALLEPAACIAAAALKANARPGERVAVVGTGTLGMFAVQFLKAGSPSELLVVGTRPDRAELSRKFGATDFRTRDQELPADFDVVIETAGSATAATTAASLLRRGGRLVLTGIPAAGAEGLDPTDLVVRQLEVHTVFGAPPEAWAHTVRVFGAGLLDPLPLVTHELPLDEFAHAIELVGSGDPKVGKVLLRP; from the coding sequence ATGAGCGCCGCATCCCAGGCCGTCGTCATCGAGGGGCCGGGCGAGCACCGGCTGGCCCCCCACGAGCCCACGGCACCTTCCGCCGGCGAGGCCCTGGTACGGGTCCACGCGAGCGGGATCTGCGGCAGTGACCGCGAGGTGTTCCAGGGCAACCGCCCCGAGGGGTACGTCCGTTATCCGCTGACCCCGGGCCACGAGTGGTCCGGGACGGTCGAGGCGGTCGGCGGCGGGGTCCCCGAGGGTCTCGTGGGCCGCAAGGTGGTGGGCGAGGGGTTCCGCAACTGCCAGGTCTGCGACCGCTGCCACGAGGGCGAGACAACGTTGTGCACGGCCGGCTACGAGGAGACGGGCTTCACCCAGCCCGGCGCGATGGCCGGCACGCTCACGCTGCCCGCCCGGCTGCTGCACGTCCTCCCGGACGACGCCGACCTGACGGCGGCGGCGCTCCTGGAGCCCGCGGCCTGCATCGCGGCGGCGGCGCTGAAGGCGAACGCGCGGCCCGGTGAGCGGGTCGCGGTCGTCGGCACCGGCACGCTCGGCATGTTCGCCGTGCAGTTCCTGAAGGCGGGTTCGCCCTCGGAGCTGCTCGTGGTGGGCACCCGCCCGGACCGTGCGGAGCTGTCGAGGAAGTTCGGCGCCACCGACTTCCGTACCCGGGACCAGGAGCTGCCCGCCGACTTCGACGTGGTGATCGAGACCGCCGGTTCGGCGACCGCCGCGACCACCGCCGCCTCGCTGCTCAGGCGCGGCGGCCGACTGGTGCTCACGGGCATCCCGGCGGCGGGCGCGGAGGGTCTGGACCCCACGGACCTCGTCGTACGGCAGCTGGAGGTGCACACCGTGTTCGGGGCGCCGCCGGAGGCCTGGGCGCACACGGTACGGGTCTTCGGCGCGGGGCTTCTCGATCCGCTGCCGCTGGTGACACACGAACTTCCGTTGGACGAGTTCGCCCACGCCATCGAGCTTGTGGGGTCCGGCGATCCGAAGGTCGGCAAGGTGCTGCTGCGCCCCTGA
- a CDS encoding mandelate racemase/muconate lactonizing enzyme family protein has translation MRITGISTHVVGTPWRNLTYVQVHTDEGITGVGETRMLGHTDALIGYLREAQANHILGSDPFAVEDLVRRMKYGDYGRAGEIVMSGIAVIEMACWDIKGKALGVPVWQLLGGKVTDRVKAYANGWYTTERTPEAYHKAAQAVVARGYKALKIDPFGTGHFELDHEQSLYSVSLIEAVRDAIGPDTELMLEMHGRFSPATAIRLARDLAPFKPAWLEEPVPPENLKALEKVAAKVDIPVATGERIHDRIEFRELFESQAVDIIQPDVGHLGGIWETRKLAATAEAHYVLVAPHNVGGPVLTAASLQVGFSSPNFKILEHFNDFADADIKKIVKGAPQVVDGYFELSHEPGLGVELDTDAAAEFPQQQARFDLWADGWEQRKPKGASK, from the coding sequence GTGCGCATCACCGGAATCAGCACACACGTGGTCGGGACGCCATGGCGCAACCTGACCTATGTCCAGGTGCACACCGACGAGGGCATCACCGGAGTCGGCGAGACCCGCATGCTGGGGCACACCGACGCGCTGATCGGCTATCTGCGCGAGGCGCAGGCCAATCACATTCTCGGTTCCGACCCCTTCGCTGTCGAGGACCTCGTACGCCGCATGAAGTACGGCGACTACGGGCGCGCCGGCGAGATCGTGATGTCCGGTATCGCCGTGATCGAGATGGCGTGCTGGGACATCAAGGGCAAGGCCCTGGGCGTGCCCGTGTGGCAGCTGCTGGGCGGCAAGGTCACCGACCGCGTGAAGGCGTACGCGAACGGCTGGTACACCACGGAGCGCACTCCGGAGGCGTACCACAAGGCGGCTCAGGCGGTCGTCGCACGCGGGTACAAGGCGCTGAAGATCGACCCGTTCGGGACGGGGCACTTCGAGCTGGACCACGAGCAGTCGCTGTACTCGGTCTCGCTGATCGAGGCGGTCCGTGACGCGATCGGTCCGGACACCGAGCTGATGCTGGAGATGCACGGCCGCTTCTCGCCGGCGACGGCCATCCGGCTCGCCCGTGATCTCGCACCCTTCAAGCCCGCGTGGCTTGAGGAGCCGGTTCCGCCGGAGAACCTGAAGGCGCTGGAGAAGGTGGCGGCGAAGGTCGACATCCCGGTCGCGACGGGCGAGCGTATTCACGATCGCATCGAGTTCCGTGAGCTGTTCGAGAGCCAGGCCGTGGACATCATCCAGCCGGACGTCGGCCACCTCGGCGGCATCTGGGAGACCCGGAAGCTGGCGGCGACCGCCGAGGCCCACTACGTCCTCGTGGCGCCCCACAACGTGGGTGGCCCGGTCCTCACCGCCGCCTCCCTCCAGGTCGGCTTCAGCTCCCCGAACTTCAAGATCCTCGAACACTTCAACGACTTCGCCGACGCGGACATCAAGAAGATCGTCAAGGGTGCTCCGCAGGTCGTCGACGGCTACTTCGAGCTGTCGCACGAGCCCGGTCTCGGTGTCGAGCTGGACACCGACGCGGCGGCGGAGTTCCCGCAGCAGCAGGCGCGCTTCGACCTGTGGGCGGACGGCTGGGAGCAGCGCAAGCCGAAGGGCGCTTCCAAGTGA